In Colletotrichum higginsianum IMI 349063 chromosome 3, whole genome shotgun sequence, a genomic segment contains:
- a CDS encoding Multicopper oxidase has protein sequence MDGAHGLSYIAPSPSRPRPYHLITSSPTELALIQEAERDVQHMLVWNYYGRDANWRVLEMKSEGTNLNCYDSILVNSKGRRHCRHPDYPTLNGKRLDESGCVLEQGNDGVECTPTEADYEVIETHGRPWIMLNVLNIGFEHAIQFSIDDHKLWIVANDGGFVKPQLVDVLYITNGARYTVLVKLDQEGDDYAMRLVSTSTHQNLHGYSVLRYPALRYPLHGAPMEVHNPRSGSPPCVNPNGSIDPLCNTTTPASLAPYPPSTPPSSNKTLHFRIAQQPSRYEEHVTECFLNQRPWQLYHAQMAPLLFIDNVSAVEPPIVGDLPWGTTVDVIVQNTVDDTMPLYKHGDPMFLLGSKPNATWEWGTVKEAIAAGVEGLNLKTPALQLVHDVPPLGWAVVRWEIRVRGATMLHSNKFKYYAMGMSAPLLEGMDSNMQNEIPEHAKSMPHVEFTPKNDGVFG, from the exons ATGGACGGCGCCCATGGACTGTCCTACATTGCGCCGTCACCCTCACGCCCCCGACCGTACCATCTCATCACCTCTTCACCCACTGAATTGGCTTTGATTCAAGAGGCAGAGCGTGATGTCCAGCATATGTTGGTCTGGAACTACTACGGTCGCGACGCCAACTGGCGTGTCCTTGAGATGAAGAGTGAAGGAACCAACCTCAATTGCTACGACTCCATACTCGTCAATTCAAAAGGCCGACGGCACTGCCGTCATCCCGACTATCCGACACTGAACGGAAAGAGACTAGATGAGTCAGGGTGTGTGTTGGAGCAAGGGAACGATGGTGTCGAATGCACTCCTACGGAGGCAGATTATGAG GTTATTGAAACTCATGGGAGGCCGTGGATCATGCTCAATGTCTTGAACATCGGCTTCGAGCACGCAATCCAGTTCAGCATCGATGACCACAAGTTGTGGATCGTTGCAaacgacggcggcttcgtgaagccgcagctcgtcgatgtTCTTTACATCACCAACGGGGCCCGCTACACCGTCTTGGTCAAGCTCGACCAGGAGGGTGACGATTATGCAATGCGCTTGGTGTCGACAAGCACACATCAGAATCTCCACGGGTACTCCGTCTTAAGATACCCG GCCCTACGCTACCCTCTGCACGGAGCTCCTATGGAAGTCCATAATCCTCGCAGTGGCTCACCGCCCTGCGTCAATCCAAATGGATCCATCGATCCCTTGTGCAACACGACGACGCCAGCATCTCTGGCGCCATATCCCCCAtcaacccccccttcttcgaaCAAAACCCTTCATTTCCGGATCGCCCAACAGCCGTCTAGGTATGAGGAACACGTCACCGAGTGCTTCCTGAACCAGAGACCATGGCAGCTCTACCACGCACAAATGGCCCCTCTTTTGTTCATCGACAACGTGTCGGCCGTCGAGCCTCCTATTGTGGGCGATCTGCCCTGGGGCACTACCGTCGACGTGATCGTTCAAAACACAGTCGATGACACCATGCCGCTCTACAAACACGGGGACCCCATGTTTCTCCTTGGCTCGAAACCCAATGCTACCTGGGAATGGGGCACGGTCAAGGAGGCtatcgccgccggcgtcgaggggctCAACTTAAAGACCCCTGCCCTACAACTTGTCCACGACGTGCCGCCCCTGGGCTGGGCAGTGGTACGGTGGGAGATCCGTGTCCGGGGTGCCACCATGTTGCACTCTAATAAGTTCAAGTACTACGCG ATGGGGATGTCAGCACCTTTGCTCGAAGGCATGGATAGTAACATGCAGAACGAAATCCCGGAGCACGCGAAGAGTATGCCACACGTTGAGTTTACTCCCAAAAATGATGGAGTCTTTGGTTAG